Proteins encoded in a region of the Limibacillus halophilus genome:
- a CDS encoding asparaginase, with the protein MLEHEKDTTGESSSSGKAHANPLLVELTRGDMVESVHRARYAVVDNEGRVVLQAGDIEAPIYARSAIKSLQAIPLIETGAAEAFGLGDAEISMACASHDGEPRHVETVLAWLERIGCGVEDLECGAHLPYDPASMESLLRSGNAPTAAHNNCSGKHSGFLTTARHKGEATKGYIRRDHPVQQRILGVLEAMTGLDLSRVPMGIDGCGIPVIGMPLGNIALAMARLGSPDDQPDRRQEACARIRGAIANEPIMMGGTRRFDSRVIAAVGGRAIVKTGAEGVYCGTVPDLGLGFAVKVDDGAGRASEIVAGALLRRLGVIDDQQAEALSELLRPAILNRAGRDVGVIRTASAARF; encoded by the coding sequence ATGCTTGAACATGAGAAGGATACCACGGGTGAAAGCTCTTCGTCGGGCAAAGCCCATGCCAATCCGTTGCTGGTTGAACTGACGCGTGGCGATATGGTCGAAAGCGTTCACCGGGCCCGCTACGCGGTGGTCGACAACGAGGGGCGGGTTGTATTACAGGCCGGCGACATAGAGGCGCCAATCTATGCCCGTTCCGCCATCAAATCCCTTCAAGCCATCCCGCTGATCGAAACCGGTGCGGCCGAGGCCTTCGGTTTGGGCGACGCGGAAATTTCAATGGCCTGCGCCAGTCACGACGGGGAGCCACGTCATGTTGAAACCGTACTGGCCTGGCTGGAGCGTATCGGTTGCGGTGTCGAGGATCTCGAATGCGGTGCGCATTTGCCCTACGATCCCGCGTCGATGGAGTCATTGTTGCGGAGCGGAAACGCCCCGACCGCTGCGCATAACAATTGCTCGGGCAAGCATAGCGGCTTCTTGACCACCGCCCGCCACAAGGGAGAGGCGACCAAGGGTTACATCCGCCGCGATCATCCCGTACAGCAGCGCATTCTTGGTGTTCTGGAAGCCATGACCGGGCTCGATCTGTCGCGCGTACCTATGGGCATCGACGGTTGCGGTATTCCGGTAATCGGAATGCCACTGGGCAATATCGCCCTGGCCATGGCGCGGCTTGGCAGCCCGGACGATCAACCAGACCGCCGTCAGGAAGCTTGCGCGCGCATTCGCGGGGCGATTGCCAACGAGCCAATCATGATGGGTGGGACGCGGCGGTTCGATAGTCGGGTTATCGCCGCCGTCGGGGGGCGTGCCATCGTCAAGACCGGGGCCGAAGGCGTCTACTGCGGGACGGTGCCTGATTTGGGACTGGGTTTCGCCGTCAAGGTGGATGATGGGGCGGGGCGGGCCAGCGAGATTGTCGCTGGCGCCCTTCTGCGCCGTCTGGGTGTTATCGACGATCAGCAGGCCGAGGCGCTTTCGGAGTTGTTGCGGCCGGCCATATTGAACCGGGCCGGTCGCGATGTTGGCGTAATTCGTACCGCCAGCGCGGCCCGCTTCTGA
- a CDS encoding RNA methyltransferase — protein sequence MRGYFGFGVQQISKPMNLGSLMRSAHAFGASFFFTIDPDFNPKEVKLSDTSDAAKNLPLYTFPTVGSLTLPRECRLVGVELTDDAVDLPSFHHPHNAAYVLGPERGSLSPELIERCDQVVKIPTKFCVNVGVAGAIVMYDRMRSLGRFAPRAVGSLGGPGEKPPHVSGGPVLRRRKT from the coding sequence ATGAGAGGGTATTTTGGATTCGGCGTGCAGCAGATCAGCAAACCCATGAACTTGGGTAGCCTGATGCGGTCGGCGCATGCCTTCGGAGCCAGTTTCTTTTTCACCATCGACCCGGACTTCAATCCAAAGGAAGTGAAGCTTTCCGACACATCCGACGCTGCCAAGAATCTGCCCCTCTATACCTTCCCCACCGTGGGGTCCCTGACTTTGCCGCGCGAATGCAGATTGGTTGGCGTGGAACTCACCGACGATGCGGTCGACCTGCCATCCTTTCACCACCCGCACAACGCCGCCTATGTCCTGGGCCCGGAACGCGGCTCGCTCAGCCCGGAATTAATTGAACGCTGTGATCAGGTTGTCAAAATACCGACAAAATTCTGTGTCAATGTCGGCGTTGCAGGGGCCATCGTGATGTATGATCGCATGCGATCGCTCGGGCGCTTCGCCCCGCGTGCGGTCGGAAGCCTAGGTGGGCCCGGAGAAAAACCGCCCCATGTGAGTGGGGGTCCTGTGCTTCGGCGCAGAAAGACATGA
- a CDS encoding invasion associated locus B family protein gives MQITSTSAAKGNHGCLVDRMTARSLLGAALGLLILGFSTENASAQAVEQLGSFQQWTAYTYESGGQKICFMSATPAKAEGNYTRRGNISAMVTHRPARETRDVVSIEAGYTYQDGSDVTVTVENRSFALFTQEGNAWARDSETDKAMVTAMKAGLDMVVQGVSSRGTKTKDTYSLKGFTAAYDAISKACP, from the coding sequence GTGCAGATCACATCGACATCGGCGGCAAAAGGCAATCACGGATGCTTGGTCGACAGGATGACGGCCCGCTCCTTGCTCGGAGCGGCCCTAGGGCTCTTGATCTTGGGTTTCAGCACGGAAAATGCCTCGGCCCAGGCCGTTGAGCAACTTGGCAGTTTCCAGCAGTGGACCGCTTACACCTATGAATCGGGCGGTCAGAAGATTTGCTTCATGTCCGCAACGCCGGCAAAGGCGGAGGGCAACTACACCCGCCGTGGAAATATCTCGGCCATGGTGACCCACCGGCCTGCGCGGGAAACCCGCGACGTCGTATCCATTGAAGCAGGCTATACCTACCAAGATGGCTCCGATGTGACCGTGACGGTGGAGAACCGTTCCTTTGCGCTCTTTACCCAGGAAGGCAATGCCTGGGCGCGCGATAGCGAGACGGATAAGGCCATGGTGACTGCCATGAAGGCTGGGCTGGACATGGTCGTCCAGGGCGTATCCTCGCGCGGCACCAAGACCAAGGACACATACTCCCTGAAGGGTTTCACGGCGGCTTATGACGCCATTTCCAAAGCCTGTCCGTAA
- the rlmN gene encoding 23S rRNA (adenine(2503)-C(2))-methyltransferase RlmN, protein MTGSAHTQAFAPPPAITDGRPLLLGLSREELTETITGLGEPAFRAKQLWHWIYDRGETDFAQMTSLSKGFREKLAERFEVGRPGVKLHQESSDGTQKWLLRFPDGQEVESVHIPESDRGTLCVSSQVGCTLTCRFCHTGTQRLVRNLSATEIVGQVILAKDSFDEWPASREGRQITNLVMMGMGEPLYNFDNVAKALKIIMDGEGLGISKRKITLSTAGVVPMMKRCGEELGVNLAVSLHAVNDEIRDHIVPINKKYPIAELLQACRDYPGIHNARRITFEYVMLKDVNDSDADARQLIRILKDIPAKVNLIPFNPWPGVQFECSTSERINRFADILAAGNLSAPVRQPRGQDILAACGQLKSESQRLKKTERDAALAAAAVPAET, encoded by the coding sequence ATGACTGGAAGCGCACACACACAAGCCTTTGCCCCACCGCCCGCCATAACCGACGGGCGGCCGTTGCTGCTTGGTCTTTCCCGCGAGGAATTGACCGAGACCATCACTGGCTTGGGTGAGCCTGCCTTCCGCGCCAAACAGCTCTGGCACTGGATCTATGACCGGGGTGAAACGGACTTCGCCCAAATGACCTCGCTCTCCAAGGGCTTCCGGGAGAAGCTGGCGGAGCGGTTCGAGGTTGGTCGGCCTGGCGTGAAGCTGCACCAGGAGTCGAGCGACGGTACGCAGAAATGGCTGCTGCGCTTCCCCGATGGCCAGGAAGTCGAGAGTGTCCACATTCCCGAAAGCGATCGTGGCACCCTTTGCGTTTCCAGCCAGGTCGGCTGCACCCTGACCTGCCGCTTTTGCCATACGGGCACGCAGCGGCTGGTACGCAACCTTTCGGCCACCGAAATCGTCGGCCAGGTAATCCTGGCCAAGGACAGCTTCGACGAATGGCCCGCCAGCCGGGAAGGCCGCCAGATCACCAACCTGGTGATGATGGGAATGGGCGAGCCTCTGTACAATTTCGACAACGTCGCCAAGGCTCTCAAGATTATCATGGATGGCGAGGGACTGGGCATCTCCAAGCGCAAGATCACGCTCTCGACGGCCGGTGTCGTGCCGATGATGAAGCGCTGCGGCGAGGAGTTAGGCGTCAACCTTGCGGTGTCGCTGCACGCGGTCAACGACGAGATCCGGGACCACATCGTGCCGATCAACAAGAAGTACCCGATCGCCGAACTTTTGCAGGCCTGTCGAGACTATCCCGGTATCCATAATGCCCGGCGCATCACTTTCGAGTATGTGATGCTAAAGGACGTCAACGATAGCGATGCGGATGCGCGTCAGCTTATCCGTATCCTCAAAGACATCCCGGCGAAGGTGAACCTGATTCCCTTCAACCCTTGGCCGGGCGTGCAGTTCGAATGCTCGACGAGCGAGCGCATCAACCGCTTTGCCGATATTCTAGCGGCCGGAAATCTCTCAGCACCCGTGCGTCAACCCCGGGGTCAGGATATCCTCGCCGCCTGCGGACAGCTCAAGAGTGAAAGCCAACGGCTGAAGAAAACCGAGCGCGATGCCGCTTTGGCGGCGGCGGCGGTTCCGGCCGAGACCTGA
- a CDS encoding DMT family transporter: MSVDAPTLGFDRERIIGLSLVMLAGTFWSTSGMFVRSMEEVDAWQLLFYRSISVVVAAGLYFAWRQRGRSFAVLRNEARLSLIGGFFLAVASAGFVFALFYTTVANAVFMLAAGPFMTAILAWFILKEPIRKATWITMCIAGFGVAYMVQGGVEAGRWLGNVTALISVAGFACYAVTLRQASSRDSKRETMPVVIVGGLMTALFGAVMLESFSVNLHDLLLCLLMGVVQIVLGMVLFLKGASRVSAAELSLLSLTEVVLSPGWVWMFYGEVPETTTAIGGGLVMVAVLLRAVSGLRRRPTWRSV; the protein is encoded by the coding sequence GTGAGCGTTGACGCGCCCACCCTGGGTTTTGACCGGGAACGCATCATCGGATTGTCGCTCGTGATGCTGGCGGGCACCTTCTGGAGCACCTCCGGAATGTTTGTGCGTTCCATGGAGGAAGTGGACGCGTGGCAACTGCTGTTCTACCGGTCAATTTCAGTGGTTGTTGCCGCGGGACTCTACTTTGCCTGGCGCCAGCGTGGACGCAGCTTCGCTGTTCTGCGCAACGAGGCGCGTCTCTCCCTGATCGGCGGGTTCTTTCTGGCCGTGGCCTCTGCTGGCTTCGTCTTTGCGCTTTTTTACACCACCGTGGCCAACGCGGTCTTCATGCTGGCCGCCGGTCCCTTCATGACGGCGATCCTGGCTTGGTTCATTCTCAAGGAGCCAATCCGCAAGGCAACCTGGATCACCATGTGCATCGCCGGGTTCGGGGTCGCCTACATGGTGCAAGGCGGCGTGGAGGCCGGTCGTTGGCTGGGCAACGTCACCGCGCTGATCTCGGTTGCCGGGTTTGCCTGCTATGCGGTCACGCTCCGTCAGGCGTCCTCCAGGGACAGCAAGCGCGAGACCATGCCGGTTGTGATCGTGGGCGGCTTGATGACTGCGCTTTTCGGTGCCGTGATGCTGGAAAGCTTTTCCGTTAATTTGCACGACCTGCTGCTCTGCCTGTTGATGGGGGTCGTGCAGATCGTTCTGGGCATGGTGCTGTTCTTGAAGGGAGCGTCCAGGGTCTCGGCCGCCGAGTTGTCGCTCTTATCCCTGACCGAGGTCGTGCTCAGCCCTGGTTGGGTCTGGATGTTCTACGGGGAGGTGCCGGAAACCACGACGGCCATCGGCGGCGGGCTTGTCATGGTCGCCGTGCTGTTGCGCGCTGTCTCCGGTCTGCGGCGTCGACCCACCTGGCGGTCCGTGTGA
- a CDS encoding phytanoyl-CoA dioxygenase family protein gives MPGPMRDAGSRTRGFSAAELALYEAQGFFAPLTLMEPAAMAAHRAALEMAEARLGPLHYKTKPYLICGSANELARDPTLLDAVEALIGPDILLWDSAYVIKEPHSRGKVSWHQDLTYWGLDSDKLVTAWIAISDATPENGCMMMLPGSHKSGRQAHRDTYSDDNILHRGQTVDKEIREDDIVHASLIAGQASLHHGWTLHASQPNRSDRRRIGLTLQYAATSVRQTVIDNETATLVRGEDRFHHFEEEPRFVGDFNPGMLAYREELERRKHAVYDADSPT, from the coding sequence ATGCCAGGACCCATGCGGGATGCGGGGAGCCGGACCAGAGGGTTTTCGGCGGCGGAACTTGCGCTTTACGAGGCGCAAGGATTTTTCGCCCCCCTGACGCTTATGGAGCCTGCCGCCATGGCGGCGCACAGGGCAGCGCTAGAGATGGCGGAGGCGCGGCTGGGCCCTCTGCATTACAAGACCAAGCCCTATCTGATCTGCGGCTCCGCCAACGAGTTGGCGCGTGATCCGACACTGCTGGATGCGGTTGAAGCACTCATCGGGCCGGACATCCTGTTGTGGGACAGCGCCTATGTGATCAAGGAGCCCCATAGCCGGGGAAAGGTCTCCTGGCATCAGGATCTGACCTATTGGGGCCTGGATAGCGACAAGTTGGTGACCGCCTGGATCGCGATCAGCGACGCCACGCCGGAAAACGGCTGCATGATGATGCTGCCCGGATCACATAAGAGCGGTCGGCAGGCACACCGTGATACCTATTCGGACGACAACATCCTGCACCGCGGTCAGACCGTGGATAAGGAAATCCGTGAGGACGACATTGTTCATGCGTCTCTCATCGCGGGCCAGGCTTCCCTGCACCATGGCTGGACCCTGCATGCATCCCAACCTAACCGAAGCGATAGGCGCCGGATTGGCCTGACACTGCAATACGCGGCTACATCGGTTCGGCAAACGGTTATCGACAACGAGACGGCGACACTGGTGCGTGGCGAGGACCGCTTCCATCACTTTGAAGAAGAACCGCGCTTCGTTGGGGACTTCAATCCGGGAATGTTGGCCTATCGCGAAGAACTGGAGCGCCGTAAGCACGCTGTCTACGATGCGGATAGCCCGACGTGA